The Peromyscus eremicus chromosome 8b, PerEre_H2_v1, whole genome shotgun sequence genome contains a region encoding:
- the Pln gene encoding cardiac phospholamban has protein sequence MEKVQYLTRSAIRRASTIEMPQQARQNLQNLFINFCLILICLLLICIIVMLL, from the coding sequence ATGGAAAAAGTCCAGTACCTCACTCGCTCTGCTATCAGGAGAGCATCAACTATTGAAATGCCTCAGCAAGCACGGCAAAATCTCCAGAATTTATTTATCAATTTCTGTCTCATCTTGATCTGTCTCCTGCTGATCTGCATCATTGTGATGCTTCTGTGA